The DNA segment TCGGCAGCGTCCTCCCAGCATGATCCAGCCCAGCACCGGGACGTTGTCGTTCCACTTTAGCTGGGTGCTGCAGAAGGGGCACCGCGACGGCCGAGACACGACCGTTTCGCCCCGTGGCATCCGCCAGATAACGACGTTCAAAAAGCTACCGACCGTCGCTCCGAAGAAAAAGAACCACGTGTAGAGGAAGCCAGCGATCAGGATCGATTGAATCCACTGCACCTGGTCGAGGCGATTCTGGCGGCTGATGAAGTCTTCTTCCGAGCCAGCCAGCCATAGCATCTCGAACGCCGGCCAGGCCAAAACTGCGCCTAATCCCAGGCTCACGACAACCGCAATCGTGTAGCGAAGCCAGTTAAGTCGAGTTTGCGAGCGAGGCATGATGCTTTTTGCCGGGGAAATGGATCAACAAGGAAGGGGCCATTTTAGAACGACTTAGGGAAAAAACCCAGGGTATGGCCAGCGGAACGGATCTGCAGTAATGGGGCGGCGTTTGCCGGATGTCAGGCAAAAAGTGACAGCCGACCTATAGGTTTCGCCGTCGCGGATTAAAGTTTGGCAAACGGCTCCCCGCAAACTTCAAATTTCGAGGAACGGATCTTGCTCAAATGTGCCGACCGTTTCTACAATTCTGCAATACAGTGCCCGAGGCATGCCAGACCTGAACTCTTGACCCCAAGGTCTGCCCCGGTGCAGCTCGTTTAAGTGCTGTTCTGGGATGGCTAATCCGTTCGACTTCGAGATCCTGCCGCAGCCGGATGATACGACCTGTGGGCCGACGAGCCTGCATGCCGTTTATCAATACTTTGGGCTGAGTTTAGATCTTCACCAATTGATCTCCGAAGTTCCCAGCTTGGAACATGGCGGGACCCTGGGCGTGATGCTGGGGATCGATGCCCTGCGGCGCGGCTTCGACGCGACGATCTTCACCTACAATCTCGAGGTGTTCGATCCAATCTGGTTCACGCGAAGCTACGATCTGACCGAGCGGCTCGAGGCTCAGCTGACCGTCAAATCGGAACCCAAGCTGCACTTGGCCAGTCAGGCCTATGTCGAGTTCCTGAATCTGGGCGGAAAGATCAAGATGCGCGACCTCAGCGCCATGCTGATTAGTCGCTACTTGCATCAGTCGGTGCCCATCCTTACCGGGCTCAGTTCGACCTACTTATACAGTGGGCCGCGCGAGCATGGCTTAAAGAATATTCCCGACGACATTCGCGGATTGCCTCAGGGGCACTTTGTCGTGTTGTATGGCATGAACGAAAATCAGGATCGTGTTTATGTGGCCGATCCTTACCTGTCCAACCCACTGGGCGAGATGCATCACTACCCGGTCAGCTTCGATCGGTTGGTGTGCTCGATATTGCTGGGCATCTTGACGTATGACTCGAACCTATTGGTGATTGAGCCCAAGAAAGTGGGCCCGACTGCCAAAGCGAGGAACGTCTCATGATGTCCTTATCGATCACCCCCCTAGAAGCCGGCTAATTCTTCGCCCCATTCGATCTGACGCATAGAAATTTCCCCATGGCAATTCTCATCGTGACCGACCAAACCGACCGCTGGCCAAGCGATGGCCCTAGCGTGGAGGTGGTCGATCCGCAGGCCTACATCACTCAGCCGCAATACAGCGAAATGCGTGGCGCGAAGGTCTTTAACCTTTGTCAAACGTATCGCTACCAAAGCGTTGGCTATTATGTCTCGCTATTGGCCGAGGCCCGGGGGCATCGGCCGGTTCCCAGCGTGGCGGCGATGCAGGACTGGAAGACCCGCAGCATCATTCGTCTGATTAGCGAAGACCTGGACGACCTGGTGCAGAAGTCACTCGCCCCCATCAAATCGAACAAGTTTACGCTCAGCATTTACTTCGGCAAGAACATGGCCAAGCGTTACGATACGCTGTCGTGGCGGCTGTTTAACTTGTTTCAGGCTCCGCTGCTGCGTGCCAAGTTCATGCAGGAAAAGGACCGCTGGCAGTTGACCAGCGTTGGAGGCATCTCGGCGGCGGATGTCCCCGAAGCCCATTGGCCGTTCATCGTCGAAACGGCGCTCGATCACTTCTCGAAACGCCGCAGCGTGGCTAAGGTCAAGAAGACCCGCTTCGATATGGCCATCCTCCGCAATACGGAAGACCCCGAGCCGCCATCGGACGAAGTTGCATTGCAGAAGTTTGCCAAAGCGGCTGCCCAGCAAGGCGTCTCGACCGAGTACATCTCGCGGGACGACTATGGCCGCCTGGCCGAATTCGATGCGTTGTATATCCGCGATACAACCGCCGTAAATCACTATACCTATCGTTTCGCCCGCCGTGCCCATGCCGAAGGTTTGGTGGTGATTGACGATCCGACCTCCATCTTGCTATGCACCAACAAGGTATACCTGGCAGAACTTTTGACGCGGCATAAGATCCCCGTTCCTAAGACGGTGGTCGTGCACCGCGATAACGCCCATACGTTGGCGGAAGAGCTAGGCTTTCCGTGTGTGCTCAAACGCCCCGACAGTGCTTTCTCGCTGGGCGTGGTGAAGGTCAAAACGCCTGAGCAACTGCAGCAGAAACTGAAAGAGTTCTTCGCCGATTCAGAACTGATTATTGCTCAAGAGTTCTTGCCGACCGACTTCGATTGGCGGATTGGTATCTTTGATCGCCAACCGCTATTTGCCTGCAAGTATTACATGGCCAAAGGGCACTGGCAGATCATCAAACACGAGAACGCCAATCGAGGTCGCTACGGCAAGCTGGAGACACTGCCGGTGGAATTGGCACCCCGCAAGGCCGTGCAGGTTGCCCTCAAGGCGGCCAACTTGATTGGCGATGGTCTGTATGGAGTGGACGTCAAAGAGTCCGACGGCAAGTTCTCGGTCATTGAAGTCAACGACAACCCGAACATCAACTCAGGCTGCGAAGATGCTGTGTTGAAAGAAGAGTTGTATCGTCGAATGGTGTCGATCTTCGTACGGCGAATCGAACAACAAAAAGCAGGTGTGGACTAACGCACGTCCCGTGGCTTGGTTGGCAAGCCGCCGTGCCAGTTCGTGAATCGAAATCAGATACGTCCTTTTCATTTTTTACTTAAGGCATCCCCACGAATGTTGGCCGAACAAATCCGGTCCTCAAGCGACGCGATCCCGCTGTTTCAAGCTTACGGCGTGGAACTCGAGTACATGATCGTGCACGAAAACTCGCTCGATGTTGCGCCCATTGCGGATCAACTGCTCTGCGACAAAGAGGGCAATCCGAGCGAGGAGATCGAACTGGGAGATATTGCCTGGTCGAACGAGTTAGCCCTGCACGTGATCGAGTTGAAGACCAATGGTCCTGCTGCGTCGCTAAACGGCTTGGCCTCGCGATTCCAGGCCAATGTCAACGATATTAATCAGCGTCTGAGTGGAATCGGAGCCCGCATGATGCCCAGCGCGATGCATCCTTGGATGCGTCCGGACGTCGAGATGAAGCTTTGGCCGCACGGTTACAACGAAGTGTACGAGGCGTTCAACGTCATCTTCAATTGCAGCGGTCACGGCTGGGCGAATCTGCAGAGCTGCCACCTGAATCTACCATTTGCCGGCGATGAAGAGTTTGGCCGTTTGCACGCGGCGATTCGTTTGCTGTTGCCGATTTTGCCTGCCTTGACGGCGAGCAGCCCCGTTTGCGATCGTCAATTGATGCCTCACCTAGATCACCGCCTCGAGACGTATCGGCATAATGCCGACCGAATCCCGCAAGTCGCCGGAGTCGTGATTCCGGAAGGTTTTTACACCCAGCACGATTACTGCCGATATATCCTTGAGCCGATTTATCAGACGATGACACCACTAGATATGGCAGGCGTGTTACGTCACGAGTGGGTCAACAGTCGGGGGGCGATCGCACGCTTCACGCGTAATACGATTGAAATCCGGGTAATGGACGTCCAAGAGCACCCGGCTGCGGATGTGGCTATCTGCCAATTGGTAGCCAACGTTGCCAAAGCGCTGACCGAAGAAACGTGGAGTTCGCTGGTCGACCAGCAAAAGGCCGAAACGTTGCGGCTACGCGACATCTTCCTTAACGTTGTCGACAATGCCGACGAAACGATGATTATCGACCCGGACTACCTTCATTTCTTTGGTTGGAACGAGGGGCTTTGTACCGCCGGCGATCTTTGGCGATCGCTGGCAGAGCGTTTTCCGGCGGAAGAAAAGCCGCTCGGGGATGCGTTGGATACCATTCTGAGCGAAGGCCCGCTGGCACGACGGATTGTCACCTCGTTGCAAGGCAACCTGGAAGAGAGATTGCCGATCGTTTACCGCGAACTGTGCGATTGCCTGGAAGAGGGGCGTTCGTTCCGGCCAAGTCAGTTGAACGTCTAGGGAGCGGCCTTTCCAATGGATGAATCAATAGCGAGGAGTTTTCTTAGCTCGGCCACCCTTCCGGGCCTGGGGAAATGGCGAGCGTTGCAAGTAAATAGGACGTTTCGTTGCCTGTACTTCTCGCCGATCGAAAAAGAGCGTTAGATGAATTCGTTCCCCAAGCAGGCCGTCCTATTTACCTGCGAACATGGCGGTAATCGGATTCCCCCAAAATATGCTCTTCGTTTTGTCGAGCACCAAGAGCTTCTGCAGACGCATCGGGGCTGGGACCCCGGCACCTTCCAGGCAGCGACGTACTTCCACAAGCAAGTTGCCTCCGAGTTGTTCGCGAGCCAAACATCACGGCTGTTGATTGACCTCAATCGGTCAGAAACGCACCGCGCTCTCTTTTCCCCGTTGGTGCCTGCGCCTAGTGATTCGCAGCGGCTCGAACTGCTCGAAACCTATTACCGTCCTTGGCGACGGGAAGTTGGCGACTGGATAGCGAGCCAGGTCGAGGGCCAGCAGTTTGTCTGGCATCTCTCCTTTCATAGCTTTACGCCGGTGCTCGAGGGGGAAGTGCGAACTGCCGAAATTGGCCTTCTGTACGACCCTCGTCGAGGTGTGGAGCGAGACTACTGCGATCGCTGGCGAAAGCGAATCCTTGAAATATTTCCCGAATTTCGCGTTCGGATGAACTACCCGTACCGTGGAGTTTCCGACGGGCACACGACGGCGTTACGGAAGCGGTTTTCGGCCCAACGTTATGCTGGCATTGAATTGGAAGTCAATCAGCAGCTTTTTCAGCAGTCAAACTATCGAGTAAAGCAGTTGATCTCCGGACTTTACCAAAGCTGGCATCGAGTCTTGCGGCAGACGGTTGAAGCCCGGTAGCGACTGATTGGTTCCATGGATCACGATTCGGCTGGATTGGCACGGATTGCCAGGTTCTGCTATTCCCCCGAGAGTAGACGTAACCGGTTGCGTACTTGCTACTTGAGATTCCCCCCGGGAATGTTATTCTAAGACTTGGCAAACAGAGAGGGGCTCGTTGGCTGGCTCGTGCTGCGCGCGGCAGCTTTATCGGTCTCTCTGCATTCATCTTTTGTTCAAGTTCGGGGGAACGTCGAACGATTGGGATCTTAAGGTTGGGGAAATTCAGACGCTCGGACTCTCGTCGCGCGATCTGATAGCGTCATGATGACAGTACATGCTTCTTCCTAGATTTCGCAATTCGCCGGTTCTCACAATCGCAACCTGACTCGCTAGTGGAATAGGAATTTTGCATGAAGAACCCACCCATCCATTGGTCGGAAGGGATGTTTCTTCGCCCCCATCATTTTCAAGCGCAGGACCGTCACTGGTACGAATTCTTAGAGAACTCGATCCGTGATCTGATCCCGTACGCTTACGGCATCCGCTACATCGAAATCAGCGAGCAGGCCATCGCCAATTACCAAATCGAGGTTTCGCAGTGCGAGGCCCGGATGCGTGATGGATCGATTATTTCGATCGGCGGCAACGATCAGATGGACCGGGTTGATCTCCGTCAGGGGATCAAGGGCCTCCAAGACCTGAAAGAGGTCTTCCTCGAGAACGAGAAAATCCGTGTTTATTTGGCCGTCCCGCGAACTAAATTGGGACACGAGAACACGGCCCGCGACGCCCACATGCCCAATACACGTTACTACGAGTTTTCTCGCGAAGATGAAGAAGAGAATCGCGGCGGCAACCCTCAGGAGGTTTCGTTTCGCGAACTGAATATTCGTATTCTGCTGTCGACCGACGACCTGTCTGGTTTCGAGCTTTTGCCAATCTGTCAGATCGTGCGTAACGAGTCGGACGGTACGCCACGCATTGATCCGAATTATCACCCCCCATGTTTGGCCGTCGATGCCTGGACACCACTGGGCACCGGCATTGTGCGGCGGGTATTCGATTTAATCGGCGAGCGCATCGAGCGATTTCGCAACGACATTCTCAACCAGAACATCACTTGGGACCCGCGCGAGATTGGGGACCTGGAAAAGATGATGCGGCTTCGGACCCTCAACGAAGCGTATGGAGAACTTCGCATTCTGGCGTTCAGCGATGGCATTCATCCTTTGAAGGTCTATACGGCCCTATGCCGTATTGTCGGCCAACTCGCGATCTTCGACGAAAAAGAACGTCGCATCGAGAACATTCCGAAATACGACCACGAGAATTTGGCCGAGATCTTTCAGTGGGCCTACAAAGAGATTCGCCGGCTCAGCGAAGGCCGGATCGATGCGACCTATGAGCATCGCTTCTTCTTGGGCAGTGGCCAGTCGATGCATGTCCAACTGGACCCGAAATGGTTCGACCCAAGCTGGGAATGGTACATCGGGTTTGAAGGGGTTAGCGTTTCCAAAGAAGATACCTATCAATTGGTCACCCAAGGATTTCACTGGGTGTTTGGAAGCGGGGAACAGGTCGAGACGTTATTTCGCAATAACATGCCAGGCGTGCGGCTTCGGCCGGTTGCTCAGCCGCCGCGAGTGCTGCCGCAAGGTGGTAACTGGGTTTACTTCCAGGTCCAACGGCAAGGTCCGCCCTGGGACGATGTCCAACGTACCCAGACCATGGGCTGGCGATTCCAGGAAGAATACATTCACGACGTCAAAGAGTTGCAAGGCAAAAAACGTCTTGTGTTGAACATCCGAAACCAACTGATCGCGCTGCATGTCGCTGTATTCGCGCTGCGGCATGGCGAACAACCGAGAGCGTAAATCGTTTTCAGTGCTGAGTAAGAGAAGAAGTCGAACTTGCTAGTGACCACTGAGAGCGAAACGTTAGGGGTTGGGAAACTGGGTCTCAGTTCGTCCCCTCACCCTAGCCCTCTTCCGACAGGGGAGGGGGGACAGAAAATGAATATGGCCGAGAGGATAGAGAATGGTCCTGGATTCTCTGGCTGAAAACTGAACACTTCCAACTGAACACTAACTTCCAATGACTCCAAAGTTTGCCAAAGCAGTTGATCCCATTTTTCTGTGCATGCTTGATCTGCTGGATCGGATTGAACGGGATGGGAATTCGTTGGACCCCAGCCAGGAACGAATTCGCGTGAAGAAGCGAATCGATACGGCTGAGAATCTACTGGGCCAGACAGCCGAATGGGAGCTTGCCAAATACGCCTTGGTGGGCTGGATCGACCAGATGCTGATCACGGCCCCCTGGAACGGTGCCAACTGGTGGCAGAATAACGACCTTGAGTTTGAATGCTTCCATAGCGGTAAGGCGTTCGAGCATTTCTTTGTGGCGGCGAAGGAAGCTCAAAGCTTGGCCAACAAAGATGCGTTGGAAGTTTACTACATATGCGTGGTTCTCGGTTTTCGAGGCCTGTATGGGCACCCGCACTCGCTGCAGTACACACAGCATTACGGCCTGCCGGCCGACCTGGATACCTGGGCGAAGCAGACCGCTTCGGCCCTGCAATTGGCGATCGGTCGTAGCGCGATCATGGACCGCCCCGAACCTGGCGAAGGGGCGCCTCCGCTCAATGGCTACAACAAGCTGATCAATATGTCGCTCTTCGCGGTGATTATGGTCGCGATTTGCGTCGGATATTTTTTGATGTTTGGACTTAAGTAAAGACTAGTTATTGGCGTGAAGTTTTCAGTTTTCAGTAAGAAGGAAGTTCACCTTCTTTTCTCTTTCTGAAAATGAAAATCTGCTCTCTGAAAACTAGGCACCAGAGAACCGAAGGTTCGACTCATGATGGCATTCGTTTATCAACTTGTTTACTACATTACGCTGCCGTTCACCGCGTTTAATACGTTGGCGACGAATATCCCTGGCATACGTAGTCTGGGGAAAATCACGGTCCCAACGCGAATCGCCTGGCTGGTGTTCGTCTTTCTTTTCTTCGTGTTGGTATCGTTTTGCGTAACCTTTCAGTTCTCGGACACGTCGGCCCAGTGGAACGATTACCTGCTGGATTGGAAGACAGGGCTCACCGTCTTCGCGTTGATGATCGTCATCCCGGTCGTCTCGTACTACATCGTGAAGATCTGGATGGAAGAGGATACATCGGAATACCCCGATATCGACAAGGCCTGGAAACAAGGTCTGACGGCTCTTGAAAAGCATGGTATTCCATTAGGTAGCACGCCGTTGTTTCTAATCCTGGGTAATCCGGACGATCGCCGTGCGAGCAACCTGATGCGGGCCTCTGGTTTTGGCTTCAATGTTTCCGACCCTGCCCAAGGTCCCGCAGCCCTGCATTGGTATGCCAATCCAGATGCGATCTTTGTCTTCCTGACACAGACTTCGTGTTTGTCGACGTTGACCGATGGCTATAAGAATCATACGAATAAAAACTCGCAGCTTGCCACACCGGCCCCGCAGCAAATCCCTGGGGGGCAAACGATCGTCGCCGGTGCGGGGCAGCAAAGCTTGATTGCGGAGCAATTGGACCACACGTTAGGTGCGGACGAAAACGAAGACGAGCAGCGCTTCATGGAAGCTCCTCCGAGCATGCAAGCAGGCGTCGGGGCGACGATGGATTTCGGTCAAGGGATGGCCGGTGGCCAAACTATGAACTTCGGCGCAGACGATGCCGCCCAGGCCGCGTTGATCTCGAAGTCAGGCATGCGACAGTCGAAGTCTGATATGACCGATCAAATGGAACGCCTGAAATACGTTTGCAAGCTCATTAACAAATCGCGCCGTCCTGTCTGTCCGATCAACGGTCTGCTGGTCACCATTCCATTTGACATGATCGAAGATTCCAGCGAACCCATTCAGCTTGCCGTTCAAAGCGACTTGGACGTGATCCGTTCGACGACCCGTTTACGCTGCAGCGTGACGGCACTGATCACCGAGATGGAAAGCGCCCAAGGCTTTCTGGAACTTATCAAACGCGTGGGAGAGAAGCGGGCCAAAGAGCAGCGTTTCGGCAAAGGCTTCAACGTCTGGAATCCGCCCATTGCCGAACAACTGGAAGCTGTCTCGCAGCATGCCACCGGGGCGTTCGAGGACTGGACCTATCTGCTGTTTCGCGAAAAAGACGGTCTCCGCCGCCCAGGCAATCCTAAATTGTTTGAACTGCTGTGTAAAATTCGTGGCAAGTTCAGTGAATGCATGACCAACATCATCGCCAACTCGTTCGGTTTCGAGCCCGATAAGAACCCCCGTGCGGCAGGCAACTCACTGCTGTTTGCAGGTTGTTATTTCGCGGCGACCGGCGACACGGGCGACCGCCAGGCTTTTGTCCGCAGCGTGCTATATAAGGTCATGGAACAAGACGCTGAACTCGACTGGAACCAGGATGCATTGGAAGAGAATACAGGTGCCGAATTCGCCGCCAATATTGCCGCGTTGGTCGGCGGCGTGTGCCTGTTGATCTTGATCGGCTTCGCTCTGAATTCTTTCTTCGGCGAGTACATGCCGTGGCACCACGACCAATAACTGGGGAGGCCAGTTTTCTGATTTAACAGAGAACTGCGATGGGGTATGATGGGATCGCTCATAAGTGCGGCTTCCGTCTCTCTTCCCTTAAAGGTCTCCGGCCATGTTTGCCCCTGCTAAGGTTCTCTCGCTGCTTTTGCTTTCTTTTAGCCTTCTCGTTGCCACGCAGTCTGGCTGTGGTGCTCCGGCCGACGAGCCGCTGGGGCCGGAAGACATTCGCCTGAAGATCACCGGCGCTAACACCGACGCGGATAGAGACGCCATTGAGGCCGAACTGGAAAGCATGTCGGACCTGCCCGGCAACCATAACACATCCATGCGTTGGGCGACGAACCAGCCGCTGACGATTAAGTTCGGGCCCGTCGCCGATCCGCAAAAGTTTGCCGAGAAAGTGAAATTCGGCACGGTCGATAAGATCGAAGACCGGACCGTATTTATTACTTATACGAAATAGCCTTGGTTGGTTTCTTCCCTTCAGGGTACCCATCGCTCAGGAGAATGCCATGCGATCGCAACGCTTCATGCTTCTTGTCGGCTTACTTGTCCTGCCACTTCTCACAGCACTTGGCTGCTCGGGCAAGCATACCGTGACTTTAAAGGTTTCCGGAACGTCCACCAGCGAGCAGCGCGAGAAGATCTCGGAGACGGCCAAGTCCCTTACCGACGGCAACAGCAACTACATCTCGGCGTACCACATGAACGACACCTACACGGTAAACGTGGGCCCAGTGATGGATGTTGAGGCATTCGTCAAACAGATCGACTTCGGCAAGGTGACCAAGGTGGAAGATCGAACTATCTATGTTGATCTAAACGCCAAGCCAGACGCCGAAGAGCCAGCGGCAACTGATCCGGCCACCACCGATCCGGCTCCGACGGAGATAGGGCCCATGGAAGAAACACCGCTGGAAACCGTTCCGATGGATTCTGCTAGTGAAGAGAAGTAAATTTACTCCGCAGAACGCCTTTTCGAGAGACTATTGGCAATTTAAACCGCTTCGAAAAAGCAAGAGTCGCTCCCAGGGCAGTTGGTTGCGACTCTTGCCGTGTTAAGCGAGAGAATTTTGGGGAAACTCTCGCTTAGAATTCGCTGACGACTTCGCCTCCGGCACGCGTTGCCAGGGACCGCCAAGTGGTTAGGTCAATCGTTTCGCTAATCGAGCGGCTGCTTCCGTCGAACATGACCACATCGACCACACCGGGGTGCCAACTGCGGCTGGTGACGATGGCGTAAGTTGGATTGCCGCTGCTGCCATCTTTGCCTTCCTGCCACGAGTTGTAGTCGCACTCGGGGTAGGCCGTGCCACCGATGGTGCAGCCTGTTTGGGTGTTCGGCGTCATCGCTGCCGTAAAGCCGGTGTGATGCACGCGACCATCGGGCCATTCGGTATGGCCGGTGTTTTTCTCGTCAGAGCCTGAGGCAATTTGCGTTTCGGCAGCGGTGATCGAAGCAGGGATGCTTGTCGAATCAGGGCCATCGTTACGCCGGTAAGGCGTCCAGGCCTTCACCTCGGCTGCGAGCAACGTGTTGGACGATCCGTCGGTGGCATCGCGGAAGGAAAGCTTCGAGTTGGGATAGAACAACCCATTTCCGCCTTGTTTCGTAGTAGGGTTGAAAACGAACCACGTTCCGTAATTGAAGCCGTACGAGGTCGGCCACAGCTTGACCTTTCCGCTGCCTGGGTCACGTTCGCGCCCGGCGCCGGGGTCGCTGGGACAACCATAACCGGGGATCTTCAAGCCATCAATCGGCGTCTGGAAGTCCCAGGCCGTAGTGATGTCGACTTGGTCGTATAGATTGCCTTGTTCCAGGAAACTGAGGATGCGCCCATGCACACCCCAGGAACCATTGTTGCCGGTCGAGGAGACCGACAGGTCGACCGTGCAGCCCATGGGCAGAGAGCGATACGTGTCGATGTAGTTATGCGTGGCCAAGCCCATCTGCTTCAAGTTGTTCTTGCAACTCATTCGCCGGGCGGCCTCGCGAGCCTGTTGCACGGCCGGCAAGAGTAAGGCGATAAGAACGCCGATGATGGCGATCACCACCAAGAGTTCTACTAATGTGAAACCGGTGGGCGGCGATTTCCGTAGGGTGGGAAAGGTCGTCATGCGTCTTCTGCTGTCCTTCCTAATCAGGCATCCGGCATTGGGGGCGAAGCCTGTTGGGTGTAAGACGCGGGCAAGGAAAATTCAAGAGTCAACGAAACGTGCCCGCGTAAGATTCGCGCAAGATGCAATCGACATGCCTAACAAGCTTAAGGGGGATCGTTGAATATGGTTAGCATGCGAACTACCGTGTTAACACTCGAATGAGAGTCAGTTTCGTACGCAAAAGATTGAACGGAGAATCCATTGAGCAAATACTCGTCAAATAGCTGACGCAAAGCGTGTGTTACTTGAACCGACAGTCGCGTCGTCTGAAGTGACATGCTTATGATGGAGCAACGACGAATTGT comes from the Bremerella alba genome and includes:
- a CDS encoding C39 family peptidase, producing MANPFDFEILPQPDDTTCGPTSLHAVYQYFGLSLDLHQLISEVPSLEHGGTLGVMLGIDALRRGFDATIFTYNLEVFDPIWFTRSYDLTERLEAQLTVKSEPKLHLASQAYVEFLNLGGKIKMRDLSAMLISRYLHQSVPILTGLSSTYLYSGPREHGLKNIPDDIRGLPQGHFVVLYGMNENQDRVYVADPYLSNPLGEMHHYPVSFDRLVCSILLGILTYDSNLLVIEPKKVGPTAKARNVS
- a CDS encoding RimK family protein codes for the protein MAILIVTDQTDRWPSDGPSVEVVDPQAYITQPQYSEMRGAKVFNLCQTYRYQSVGYYVSLLAEARGHRPVPSVAAMQDWKTRSIIRLISEDLDDLVQKSLAPIKSNKFTLSIYFGKNMAKRYDTLSWRLFNLFQAPLLRAKFMQEKDRWQLTSVGGISAADVPEAHWPFIVETALDHFSKRRSVAKVKKTRFDMAILRNTEDPEPPSDEVALQKFAKAAAQQGVSTEYISRDDYGRLAEFDALYIRDTTAVNHYTYRFARRAHAEGLVVIDDPTSILLCTNKVYLAELLTRHKIPVPKTVVVHRDNAHTLAEELGFPCVLKRPDSAFSLGVVKVKTPEQLQQKLKEFFADSELIIAQEFLPTDFDWRIGIFDRQPLFACKYYMAKGHWQIIKHENANRGRYGKLETLPVELAPRKAVQVALKAANLIGDGLYGVDVKESDGKFSVIEVNDNPNINSGCEDAVLKEELYRRMVSIFVRRIEQQKAGVD
- a CDS encoding carboxylate-amine ligase, producing MLAEQIRSSSDAIPLFQAYGVELEYMIVHENSLDVAPIADQLLCDKEGNPSEEIELGDIAWSNELALHVIELKTNGPAASLNGLASRFQANVNDINQRLSGIGARMMPSAMHPWMRPDVEMKLWPHGYNEVYEAFNVIFNCSGHGWANLQSCHLNLPFAGDEEFGRLHAAIRLLLPILPALTASSPVCDRQLMPHLDHRLETYRHNADRIPQVAGVVIPEGFYTQHDYCRYILEPIYQTMTPLDMAGVLRHEWVNSRGAIARFTRNTIEIRVMDVQEHPAADVAICQLVANVAKALTEETWSSLVDQQKAETLRLRDIFLNVVDNADETMIIDPDYLHFFGWNEGLCTAGDLWRSLAERFPAEEKPLGDALDTILSEGPLARRIVTSLQGNLEERLPIVYRELCDCLEEGRSFRPSQLNV
- a CDS encoding N-formylglutamate amidohydrolase, which gives rise to MNSFPKQAVLFTCEHGGNRIPPKYALRFVEHQELLQTHRGWDPGTFQAATYFHKQVASELFASQTSRLLIDLNRSETHRALFSPLVPAPSDSQRLELLETYYRPWRREVGDWIASQVEGQQFVWHLSFHSFTPVLEGEVRTAEIGLLYDPRRGVERDYCDRWRKRILEIFPEFRVRMNYPYRGVSDGHTTALRKRFSAQRYAGIELEVNQQLFQQSNYRVKQLISGLYQSWHRVLRQTVEAR
- the tssK gene encoding type VI secretion system baseplate subunit TssK, whose translation is MKNPPIHWSEGMFLRPHHFQAQDRHWYEFLENSIRDLIPYAYGIRYIEISEQAIANYQIEVSQCEARMRDGSIISIGGNDQMDRVDLRQGIKGLQDLKEVFLENEKIRVYLAVPRTKLGHENTARDAHMPNTRYYEFSREDEEENRGGNPQEVSFRELNIRILLSTDDLSGFELLPICQIVRNESDGTPRIDPNYHPPCLAVDAWTPLGTGIVRRVFDLIGERIERFRNDILNQNITWDPREIGDLEKMMRLRTLNEAYGELRILAFSDGIHPLKVYTALCRIVGQLAIFDEKERRIENIPKYDHENLAEIFQWAYKEIRRLSEGRIDATYEHRFFLGSGQSMHVQLDPKWFDPSWEWYIGFEGVSVSKEDTYQLVTQGFHWVFGSGEQVETLFRNNMPGVRLRPVAQPPRVLPQGGNWVYFQVQRQGPPWDDVQRTQTMGWRFQEEYIHDVKELQGKKRLVLNIRNQLIALHVAVFALRHGEQPRA
- a CDS encoding DotU family type IV/VI secretion system protein produces the protein MTPKFAKAVDPIFLCMLDLLDRIERDGNSLDPSQERIRVKKRIDTAENLLGQTAEWELAKYALVGWIDQMLITAPWNGANWWQNNDLEFECFHSGKAFEHFFVAAKEAQSLANKDALEVYYICVVLGFRGLYGHPHSLQYTQHYGLPADLDTWAKQTASALQLAIGRSAIMDRPEPGEGAPPLNGYNKLINMSLFAVIMVAICVGYFLMFGLK
- a CDS encoding type VI secretion protein IcmF/TssM N-terminal domain-containing protein, encoding MMAFVYQLVYYITLPFTAFNTLATNIPGIRSLGKITVPTRIAWLVFVFLFFVLVSFCVTFQFSDTSAQWNDYLLDWKTGLTVFALMIVIPVVSYYIVKIWMEEDTSEYPDIDKAWKQGLTALEKHGIPLGSTPLFLILGNPDDRRASNLMRASGFGFNVSDPAQGPAALHWYANPDAIFVFLTQTSCLSTLTDGYKNHTNKNSQLATPAPQQIPGGQTIVAGAGQQSLIAEQLDHTLGADENEDEQRFMEAPPSMQAGVGATMDFGQGMAGGQTMNFGADDAAQAALISKSGMRQSKSDMTDQMERLKYVCKLINKSRRPVCPINGLLVTIPFDMIEDSSEPIQLAVQSDLDVIRSTTRLRCSVTALITEMESAQGFLELIKRVGEKRAKEQRFGKGFNVWNPPIAEQLEAVSQHATGAFEDWTYLLFREKDGLRRPGNPKLFELLCKIRGKFSECMTNIIANSFGFEPDKNPRAAGNSLLFAGCYFAATGDTGDRQAFVRSVLYKVMEQDAELDWNQDALEENTGAEFAANIAALVGGVCLLILIGFALNSFFGEYMPWHHDQ
- a CDS encoding DUF1559 domain-containing protein, which translates into the protein MTTFPTLRKSPPTGFTLVELLVVIAIIGVLIALLLPAVQQAREAARRMSCKNNLKQMGLATHNYIDTYRSLPMGCTVDLSVSSTGNNGSWGVHGRILSFLEQGNLYDQVDITTAWDFQTPIDGLKIPGYGCPSDPGAGRERDPGSGKVKLWPTSYGFNYGTWFVFNPTTKQGGNGLFYPNSKLSFRDATDGSSNTLLAAEVKAWTPYRRNDGPDSTSIPASITAAETQIASGSDEKNTGHTEWPDGRVHHTGFTAAMTPNTQTGCTIGGTAYPECDYNSWQEGKDGSSGNPTYAIVTSRSWHPGVVDVVMFDGSSRSISETIDLTTWRSLATRAGGEVVSEF